The segment TGCGCGGTTTCCGCCGCACGGTGCGCCGTGTCAGTCGCCACGGATTTTACCTTGGCCGCGGCTTCGCGTGCGCTCTGCGCCACCTTTGACGTGCCTCGCTCGTTCGCCGGATCGGCCGCGCCGCCACTCGTAGACGCGCCGCCGGTTGGGGTAGGATTGGGAAAGTTGGATGGGTTCATGGGCATCGATGTTCAACCTCCGCTGGACCGGGCCTACTAAGCACTGACCATACCTGCGCGCCGCCAGACTGCGTTCGCACGCTAAGCCGTTGCGCGGGAGTTTCCAAAAAACTCGAGGCGCGCGGGAAGCTCTGCCGTGCCCCGCGCGCGCCAGTTGCAATGTGCCGAGGCGGCTTCCGCCAATCTTGCAATCTGCACCCGCTTCGGCCGCGCGCGCTCGCGTCGCGGCGTCGCGGCGGCATGGCTCAGCGGGCCGCGGTCTGCAACGTGCGCGACGGTTCCGCCCGCCCGGGCGGTTGCGGCCGACGCGCGCGCAGCACGCTGTGATTCACCGGCCGGCGCTGGTCCGGCGTCAAAGGCGGAAGCTCGGGCAGCGCTTCGTGGCGCGTTTGGTCGAGCCAGCTTCGCGCCATCAACCGAAACTCCTCCCAGCGTTCCGCAATGAACTGATCGCGGCCGGTCATCGGCGCGCCATCGCCTTCGAGCGGCCCCGCGGCCGCCGCTTGTCGGAGCAGGCTGCGCCACTCCGTCAACAGCCGGTCGAGATCCCCGCGGCCGGCGGTTTCCACCGCATCGAGCACTTCGCGCGTGCGCGCGCGTTGCTCCACCAGCGCGCGCACCGCTTCACTGGCGCCCGAGCCGTAGTTCACCGGCAGGCCTTCCTGCAGCCAGCCATCGATGGTCAACCGCCGGTAGGCGCGCGTGCACTCCGCCGCCAAGCGGCCGAGCCACCGCGGATTCGTGCCGCAGAATCGTTCGCCCGCAAACAGGTTCGCCGCGTCGAACATCAGATCGTCCAGCGGATAGCGGCGATTCTCCAGCGCCGCGGCGAGCGCCAGCCCTTCCGGCCCGAGGAACGCCGACACGATCTCGCCGCGCACCGTGAGCCGCAACTGCCGGTCGAGCACGCCCGTGCGTTGCCACTGCCAGAGCAGCGTCGGCTGCGGCGTGAGCGCGAGGCAGGCGCTGCGCAATGAACAGGTGTTGCAACCCGCAAAAGGATTCCGCTCGCGGCGCACGACGCGCGCGCGGCCGGTGTCGGTCAACTCGCCGCACGGCAACCGCGCCAGCGGCAGCCGGGCCGTATGATCGGCGCCGAGCGCGATCCGGCCTTCCGCGAAAAACCGCGCCGCCTCGGTCGCCGCCAGTTCGGCGGCATCACGGCCGGCGCGCAGTTGGCGCAGGAAAAACGCCCACGGCAGCGCGTTCGCGCGCTTCAAGCGCAGCGGCTCTGCGCGTCGCATACGCGGCGTGCCACTGCTCACGAGCACGAAGCCCGCCTCATCCAGACCACGCCGGCCGGCGCGCCCGATCATCTGCAGCAACTCATGTGGTGCGATCTCGTGATCCAATTGCTCGTGACGATAACTGCTCGCGGTGATCAACACCGACCGCAGCGAAAAGTTGATTCCGGCGCTCAGCCCGAGCGTCGCCACGACCGCGCGCAGCTGGCCCGCTTTCGCGAGCGGTTCGATCAAGCCCGCCCGTTGCGCGTAACTCAGTCCGCTATGGTGGTAAGCGACGCGCGCGCGCAGCATCTTGCTCAGCGTGGGGCCGCACAGTTGTTCCTGCTCCGGCGTCAACGTCAGCGGATCGGCCAGCGGCAGCTCGCGTGCAAACTGCCGCGCCAGCCGTTCGGCGTCGCGGCGGTGCGGCGCAAACACCAGCACCGGCCCGAGTCCCTCGCGCAGCGCGCCGGCCACGCGTTTCGACCAGTAGCCTTCGATCACGCGCGGCAGCCCGTGCACCAGGTCGTCCACGTCCACTTCCTCCAGTTGCACGGGACGTTCGCGATGCTGCACGACCTCGGCATTGCGACCGAGCCGATTCAGCCAGGCGGCGACGTCACCGGGGTTGGCAACCGCGCCGGAGAGCAAGAGCAGCTGCAACTCCGGCGGCACCGAAAGCAGGACGCCTTCGTAGTGGTTGCCGCGATGAGGATCCGCGATCCAGTGATACTCGTCGATCACGAGCAGATGAAACGGCTCGCCGCGATCTTTCGCCCGCGAGCGCGGACCCTGCGCTGCTGCGCGCGCACCCACCACCGAGCCTTGCACGGCCTCGAGCGTCGCCACAATCACCGGTGCTTCGGGATCGACACACAAGTCGCCGGTCATGATGCCGACGCGCCAGCCGCGGCTGCGCCACTCCGCGTATTTGTCGTTCGCCAGCGCGCGCGTCGGCACGGTGAACAGCGCACGCTTGCCCGAGCTGCTTTGTTCCACCCAGCGCTCGAACACGTACGTTTTGCCAGCGCCCGTCGGCGCATCGACGATCACGTCGCGCCCCGCACGCAAACCCGCGAGTGCCAGCGCCTGCCAGCGGTCTGGCAGCGTCAGCTTTTGCAGGCACTCAAACGCGTTCGCAAGCACGGCAGCAGACTGGGGGTGCGCTCACCACCGGTCAAACGGGCGCTGTCATTTTTCGCGCGTTCTTCTGCTCGCGCGCGGCGCGCCGTTCGCGGCGAGAAGGTTGCGACAAATTCCGCCGCGCGCGCCGCCGAACTCCGCGCGCCATGGAGAAATCGCCCCCACCCCGGCATGGCGTGAGTTCCGACCACCATTCCGGGCGTTTCGGCGGGCTCATCGCTTGAGGCGCCGAAACCCGGGCGCATGTTGCCGTTCTAAGTCCACTTCCACGCCAGTTCATCCGAGCCGGCGTGCTCAACCATAAACCGAGGAAATAACATGCTTAACCGCATTCGCGCAACATCCGCACTGGCCTTGGGGCTTGTGCTGACAGCCGCGGCCGCCAACGCCCAGCTTCTGCTGAGCGGCCACACCACCGGCTCGTTTCAAGACTTGTCGGAGGCCAACACCACTGTGACGAACGCCGGCGACGGCAGTTCAGCCACGTTCCAGACTGGCATCGCCACGACGGGCTCGACGCAATCGCGCATCGAGTTCCAGAACGCGACGTTCAGCGACGTGGGGTCCGGTGAGCCGATCCAGGTGGGGCTGTTCAACATCACCAACGGCGTGACGGAACTTGGCTCGGGCGCGCCCACGGCCCAGTTCAATCTTGGCCTCGAGCTCAACTCTCCGGAGATGCAGCAACTGGTGCTCAGCACGATCACCTTCCATATCGATCACACGCCCAATCGTCCGGGCGCGGTGCCCGATACGTTCGCCGTGACGTTTAACCAGCCCGCGCCGGTGAAAATCCAGAACACGCTCGTGCAGTTCCACGTGAACGTTGACCCGAGCGAGTTCCCGATCGCCGAGAACGGCACGATCCAGAAAGGCGACATCACGGTGACGTTCACCCCCGTACCCGAGCCGTCCACCTATGCCGCGTGCGGCGCTGCTCTACTCGTCGGCCTGATCGGCTACCGCCGCTTCCGCGCGACGCGCAGTCCGGTCGCGGTCTGAGCGCTCCTGCTCACTCCCTTCCACCAGGCCGCTCCGATCGGAGCGGCCTTTTTTTTCGTGCGAGCATGGTGATTCCCTTTCGCGCGGCGGCCGCTAGCGTCGAGAACGATGAAGCCCGCCGTCATCGAAGGCGCTTACCTGCGCGATCTTCTTGCCCAGCCCGCCGCCGTGACCGCCACGTTGACCGCCTTGAACCACGGGCCGGACCTGGCGCGGTTCCGCGCCGCGTTCACGAGCGGCCAGCTGCAGCGCGTGGTGCTGACCGGAATGGGATCCAGCTACACCGCGCTCCACCCGCTTCAGCTTCAGTGGGTGCGAGCCGGCCGCACGGTCGTGCGCGTGGAAACGTCCGAATTGGTGCATCACCAGCCCGGCTGGCTCACGCCGGAGACGCTCGTCGTAGCCGTCAGCCAGAGCGGCGCCAGTGCGGAAATAATCCGGCTGCTCGAGCTGAATCGCGGACGAGCGCCGGTCATCGGTGTCACGAACACGCCTGACAGCGTGCTCGCTCGCGCCGCCGACGCGTGCGTGCCCCTCGCAGCGGGATTGGAAGCCACCGTCGCGTGCAAAACCTATGTCGCGAGTCTGGTCGCGTTGAGCTGGCTTGAGTTCGCGCTGACCGCACCGGATCGTTGGGAGGACGCCGCCGCGGAACTGCGCGACGCCGCGAATGCGATGGGCGACTATCTCGTTCAGTGGCGCGAGCATGTTGGCAGTCTCGCAGCGTTGCTCGGGCGCGAGCGCGCGACGTTTTTCCTCGGTCGCGGCGTTTCACTCGCCGCCGCCGACACCGCCGGACTGATCATGAAGGAGGCCGCGCGTTGTCCCGCCGAGAGCTCGAGCTGTGCCGCGTTCCGGCACGGTCCCCTCGAACTGCTCGGACCGGCGACGCAGGTCGTGGTGTTCGCGGGCGAGGCCCTGACGCTCGAACTGAACCGCCGCCTGTGGCGCGAATGCTGCGCGGCGGGCGCTCACGCGTGGTGGTGCGGCGTCGATAGCGCGCAGCCGGCGTTTCGACTGCCGGCGCACGCAGCGCCCGCGCTCCCGCTGCTCGAGATCCTGCCCGTCCAGATGATGACGGTTGCGCTCGCTGCACTCGGCGGCCGCGAGGCGGGCCAGTTCGCGCGCGCGTCCAAGGTGACCACCGTCGAGTGATTCGCGCACGGCGGAGTGTCGCTCCGGACGCATCTCGATCTCCTGCAAAGCCACGGGCGAGACGCCCGTGCCACGTGCATGGGCGTCTCGCCACTGTCGGGAAAGCGAAACGCGCGCCGCATGGTTGCGGCCGTTTCTGCATTGTGGCCGGTCCGGTGACCTGCGCAAATGATGCCCAATCCATGGCTCCGCGCATTGGCTTCGACAACGAACGTTATCTGGAACAGCAGAGCGCCGCGATTCTCGAGCGGGTGAAGGGCTTCGACAGCAAGCTCTACCTCGAGTTCGGCGGCAAACTGCTCTTCGACTATCACGCCTCCCGCGTGCTGCCGGGGTTCGCACCCAATGTGAAGATGCAGCTCCTCCAGAAGCTGCGCGATCAGGCGGAGGTCGTGATCTGCATCTACGCCGGCGACATCGAAAAGAAAAAGATGCGCGCCGACTTCGGGATCACCTACGACACCGATACGCTCAAGACGATCGATGACCTGCGCGAGTGGAACGTCATTGTGCGTGCGGTCGTCATCACGCGGTTTGACGAACAGCCCGCCGCCGTCGCGTTCAAGAACCGGCTCGAACGCCGCGGCGTGCGCGTCTACACGCACCGGCCCACGCGCGGCTACCCCGCGGACGTCGACACGATCGTCAGCGAAGCCGGCTACGGCGCGAACCCGGCCATCGAGACCGAGCGGCCGATCGTCGTCGTCACCGGCCCCGGGCCCGGCAGTGGCAAACTCGCGACGTGCCTCAGCCAGCTCTATCACGAGCACAAGCGCGGCGTGCGCGCGCACTACGCGAAATTTGAAACTTTCCCGATTTGGAATCTCCCGCTGAAGCACGAGGTGAACGTCGCCTACGAGGCCGCCACGGCCGAGCTGAAGGACGTCAACCTCATCGACCACTTTCACCTCGAGGCCTATGGCCAGCAAGCGGTGAACTACAACCGCGACCTCGAGGCGTTTCCCCTCCTGCGACGGATCGTCGAACGGATCACGGGGGAGCCGTCGTTCTACAAATCACCCACTGACATGGGCGTGAATCGCGCCGGCTTTGGCATCGTCGACGACGCGGCCTGCCGCGAAGCCAGCAAGCAGGAGATCATCCGTCGCTACTACAGCTACGCGTGCGAATACGCCATGGGGCTCGTCGACAAGGAGACGGTACAGCGCGTCGAGATGTTGATGAACGCCCAGGGTCTCTCGCCGAAGGACCGGCAAGTCGTCGCGCATGCGCACGAAGCGGCGCGGCTCGGCCAGGAGGCCGGCAAGGGCCGCGACGGCATCTGCTGCGCCGCCGCGCTCGAGTTGAAGGACGGCCGCATCGTGACCGGCAAAAACTCGCCGCACATGCACGCCGCCGCGAGCCTCGTGCTGAACGCCGCGAAGCTGCTCGCCGACATCCCCGACAACCTGCACCTGTTGCCGCCCATCATCACGACGTCGCTCGCGCACTTTAAGAAAAACGTGCTCAAGCGAAACGTGATGAGCCTCGACCTCGAGGAGACGCTCATCGCGCTCAGCATCAGTGCGACGATGAATCCGGCGGCCAGCGCGGCGATCGAGCAGCTCAAGGAACTCAGCGGCTGCGACGTGCACCTCACGCACATCCCGAGCCCCGGCGACGCCGCCGGACTCCGCAAGCTCGGCGTGCAGCTGACCAGCGATCCGGAGTTCGCTTCGAAGCTGCTTTATCTTACCTGAGTCCGGAATCGCTCGCGGTAGAGCGGCGACGGCTCAGGGTTCCCGGAGGCGCATATCGCTCGCCAGAAATAGGCGAACGCTCGGACTACGTGGCACGGGCGTCCCGCCCGTGAGCCTGACCGAATCGAGCCGCGCCCGCGCTTCTGTGTCTCACGAAAAATGCATCGTCGCGTGGCGCTACAGATCCTGCGCCCCGGCGTCGCGCGCGGCGACAACGCGCGCCACTACATTCGTTCGCTGCACGAACTCGTCCTCCTGGTCGCAGCGCACGGCGCAGCCGCGGCTTCGCGCTGAGTCCGTCGCGCCAGAAGCCAAGGCCTTGCTTCCGCGCGGCAAGGTGTGAGCCGCGTTGGACCATCAGCGCAAAATGGCGAAGGCCGGATCCTTGCGGAACCGGCCTTCATGGGTGCAGGGGTTGGATTTGAACCAACGACCTTCAGGTTATGAGGGCAACTTCGACCGCCAGCACTCTCAAGCAGTTAACCCCACTTTGGGGGCATGTTTGGCGTAATGTTTGGCTACCGCGATTTCGGGAGGTGCTGCCCGTTGCCCGCAGTTGCACGAGGTCACAAACCTCAACGCAACCAGGAGAGCAACGTCATGGCATTGGAACTACGTTATCCGCGCAGCAAGTGGTGGTATGGCCGCGTCGCGATTGGTGAACGTCGGATTCTTAAAAACCTCGCGGTGGAAGTCCGTGGCAGCGTCCCGCCCACGCTGACCGAACTCGGCGACATGGCTTTCGAGCGCACGCGCGCGAAGGCGCAAGCCGCCCTCGAAAAACTGCAACTCGATCTGAAGCGACGCGCCAGCGCGGAGGAACTGGTGCAGACGATCCACGAAATCCGGACGGGCGCGCGGGTCAGTTCGATCCCGCTCGCTGAAATCGGCGCCCGATGGTGCGCAGTCCTCCGCCGCCGTCCCCTCAGCGCGAGCTACCAAAAACAGAAGGTCGCCTGCATCGAGCGGTTCATCCGTTTCGCGAAGAAAGCCTCCCCTTCGCTCTACGAAATGGCGCAAGTCCAGGCTCCGCTGGCCAACGCCTTTTGTCGGGCGGAGCTGGCGCGCGGCGTCGCCGCCAAGACCTACAACCACACCTTGATTCATCTGCGGTCGGTGTTTCACGTGCTACGCAAGGAAGCGGGCATTGCGGAAAATCCGTTTGCGACCATCCCCCTCCAGGATGGCGAGACGGTTTTCCGAAAGCCTTTCTCGGTCGAGGAACTCTCGTTGCTCGAAGAGAAAGCCCAGGCCGATCCCTTCATCTATCCGCTTATCGTCACCGGCATGTGCACCGCGATGCGCCGCGGCGACTGCTGCACGCTCCGGCGCAGCTCGGTTGACCTCGAAGGCGGCTTTGTGACCGTAAAAACGGCGAAGACCGGTGAGACGGTGCAAATCCCGATCTTCCCGCTTCTGCGGAGCGTGTTGGAAAAGGCGTTGGCGAAGCCGGCTCCCCGCCCGCCGTTCTATGTCTTCCCGGAATTGGAGGCACATTACCGGCTCAATCCGGATCACCTCACCGATCGGGTGCGCCGGGTGATGAAGGCGGCGGGCTTCTTCAATCCGAAGGATAACGAGGACGCGCCGTCGCGTGGCGCCGTGCAGCAGGAACGCGAGCACGGGCTGCGCAAGGCCTCGCTCCGCGATTTTCATTCGCTCCGCGTGACGTGGGTGACGGTGGCACTCACGGCCGGCGTGCCGCTGGAAATCGTGCAGAAGGTCACCGGGCACCGCACCACGGCGATTGTGCTCAAGCACTATTTCCAGCCCGGACGGGAAGAGTTTCGGCGCACCCTGGCCGGCCGGCTGCCGGCGCTGTTGGGTGAGCGCTCGAAGCCGACGTCCCCTCCGCCTGAGGCATTCAACGTGGACGAACTACGCGCTAAACTCACCGCGATGGAGGCATCGACGTGGCGGCACACCCGGGACGAACTGCTCACGCGCTTGCCACTGGAGGTGAAGGTCACGCCCCCGGCGAAGTCCCTCCTCGAACCGTCCTTCGCGGCATGAGTGAATACCGACCGCCGGTTTTGAGCGCAACCTTCTGCCCGACGATTGAATTAACGAGAATAGTTAAAGCGTGGTTTCACCTATTGCGCATATTCCAATCACAGCCTTCGGCGGCTCGGCCGGAGTTTGGCGCTTGAATTGTCACAAATACCATACAGTTGTTGTGACAATGAAACGGGCCTCTAAGCCACAATACACGGACCATTCGATTCTCAGGCGGATCGAAAGTGACCGCTCAGGCCGGGCTTTCTCGGCCGGGGATTTCGCCACGTTGGGCAGCCCCGCCGCTGTGCGCAAAGCATTGGAGCGTCTCACAAAAGCCGGCCGACTGCGCCGCATCCGTCGCGGCTTCTACGACCGCCCCCGGTCTCATCCCCTCCTCGGCGAGACGGCACCCGATCCCATGCAACTCGTGCGGAGCGTCATGAAAAACACGGGCGCACAGTGGCAGGTTTCCGGCGCTTATGCGGCCAACCAGCTTCACCTCACGGAACAGGTTCCGGCTCGCATCGTCGTCCTCACGAACGGCGTGCCGCGAAAAATCGCGCTCGGCAAACTGACGCTGGATTTTCGGCGCGCGGCCCCGCGCAATCTCCTCGGGGCCGGGAAGTCTTCCGGCCTCGTGTTCCAAGCCCTTCGCTATCTCGGCAAGGATCAGGTCACTCCCGCGGTCGTCGCGCGGCTGCAACGTGAGGTCGATCCGGCCACGAAACAGGAACTGGCGAAACTCGCGCCCAAAATGGCGGCCTGGCTCCGCCCGTTCATTCAACAAATCACGGCCTCCTGATCATGGACTCCATCCTCAGACTCAACGCCCGCCAGCGCGCCGAACTCTACCAAGCGGCCTCGCAGCAACTCGGCATGGCCGAGGTCATCATCGAAAAGGATTTCTGGGTCTGCTGGAGCCTGCGGGAGCTTTTCGCGCTACCGGGCATCGGCGATCATCTGCTGTTCAAGGGCGGCACGTCGCTCTCGAAAGTCTGGCGCGCGATTGCGCGATTTTCGGAAGACATCGACGTGTCACTCAGTCGGGAATGGCTGGGATTCGTGGGCCCGCGCGATCCGGAAGCGGCGGACACCGGCAAGCAGCAGCGAGCGCGGATCGAAAACCTGGCGACCGCGTGCGCGCAAAAGATCGAAGCGGAGATTCTGCCCGCGCTGCGCGCTCGCGCCAGCGCGGCGCTAGGCCCGGACGGCTGGGCTATCGCCATCGACGCCGATGATCCGCAGACCCTGCGCTTCACTTACCCGACGGTCCTGGGAGCAGGCGCACCGGATGGATACATCCGCCGGGAAGTGCGCATCGAATGCGGCGCTCGCTCCGACGATTGGCCCGCGGACGAAAAAACAATTCTGCCCTACGTCGCCGAAGCCTATCCGTCCACCATTACGAATGCAGCGGTGCCCTTACGAGTCCTCTCGATTGAACGCACCTTCTGGGAGAAGGCGACGATCCTCCATGCCGAAGCGCACCGTGAGGAGTCGAAGGCGACGCCATCGCGCTACTCGCGCCACTACGCCGATCTGGCGGCGTTGGCTTTTCACGCGAGCGCGGAGGCGGCCCTCGCCCGGGACGATCTGCGTGCTCGCGTGGTGGAGCACAAGAGCGTCTTCTTCGCGTCGGCGTGGGCGAGCTATGAAACCGCCATTCCCGGAACGTTTCGACTCGTTCCCGCCGCGTATCGTCTCGCTGCACTGGAAGCCGACTACCGCGACATGCAGGAAATGTTTTTCCAGCAACCGCGCGCGTGGAGCGACATCGTGAGCACGCTCCAGGAGTTGGAGCGCAGGATCAACGATGCCGCGAAACGCTAGTCCCGCTTCAGCCTGTGGCGGATGAACCTCCCGGCTAGAGGCCGGGAGCGGAGAAAAGGGCCTCATAAGAGGCCCGCAGCGCGGAAGGAATAGTGGCCGACCTTGACCGGGTCGGCCTTGGCGTCACCGACGATAACGTGGTCGATGAGGTCGATATCGATCACCTTGGCCGCCTCTCGGAGTTGGCGGGTGATGTGGAGATCGGCGGCGCTGGGAGCCGGGTCGCCGGAGGGATGATTGTGTTATGTGACGAGCCGAGCTATGTGGAGTGCATGCGGTCCTTTCACTCGGGGTTCGCTCTGCGCGTAGGCTGGATCGCTGCACATAGCTAAATCAGTTTCCCGCGGTTTTTGCGCGCCAGTGTCGGGGCGGCTTTCTTCACGTGGCGTGCGCAGTGGATTACGTGTGGGATGCGCAAGCCCTACTATTCTTTGGATCGCTCGACGGATGGCGGCCTGGAGCACTTTTACTGCGAGCGACGGACGCTGGCTGACTTTCGGCGTGGCGCGCTGGGCGATTACTTCGACGGTTTGGCTCTGACGCTGAAGAAGAACGGGTATTCGATCCACCACGGCTGCGGCATTCTCGGCACTTGCTGCATGTTCAACGTCTACGTGACGGAGCGTGGCATCACCAAGGCCTCGGCTATTTCCGCCGAGTTGGTCGAGCCTTTCTTGGACGACTATCTCCGCGGGGTCCGCACCACCAGCGCCCGCTATTCGCCGCGCGACAACGCGCGAGCGCACTTGCGCCATCTGTTTTTCTATCTGGAGGCGCTCAAGGTTATCACTCCGCCCAAGCCGGTGCAGGTCGTGACGCCCTACAGTTGGATCCTCGATCCTTATATCGTCCATCTACGCGACGAGCGCGCCGTGGCGCCAGTGACGGTGAAGCGCCACCTCGCGCACACCACCGCGTTCCTCGAGTTCCTGAAGCACGACGTGCAACGGCCGCGCCTCAAGACCATCAGCGCCGAGCAGGTGGAGGCGCAGCTCAAGCGGCACATGAAGGACAGCAAAGACAACGTGCGCTCGTTGTCATCGAGCCTTCGCTCTTTCCTCCGCTACTGCGCGGATCACGGCCACACTCAGGCGGACTTCTCCGAGTTGGTCCCGCGACAGCGGCACTATCGGCACGCTTCGCTCCCCAGGGGCATCGAGGATTCGGCGCTCGAACGCGTGCTGGCTGCGATCGACAAGACGAAGCCTAATGGCGCACGCGACTACGCGATCATTCTGTTGCTGATGGCGTATGGCATCCGTGCGATCTCCGCTGCAAAACTCGTGATGGAGGATCTCGACTGGCGGCAGGCCAAGATCCGCTTTCGCGCGCAAAAAGGCGGCAAGGAAGTGATCGTTCCGCTCCTCGATGCGGTCGGGGACGCGATCATCGAGTGGCTCCGTCACCGCGACCCGCGCACGCCTCATCGCGAGGTGTTCCTCAGCACCAAGGCGCCGCACGGATCGCTGAGCAGCATGGCGATCTCCACCGTGGTGAAGCACTACCTGCACAAGGCCGGCGTTCATCAGCCCGGACGCGGCGCGCACTCGTTACGGCATTCGTGGGCGATCCGCGCGTTGGAGCACGATCAACCGATCAAGGCCATCGCCGATGCCCTGGGGCATCGTTACATCGACACCACCTACATCTACGCCAAGGCTGACTTGAAGACACTGCGGCAGGTGGCGATGCCGTGGCCGGCGAGGTGAACCATGGCCACGTGTTGTTTTCGCAGCGCGCTCGCGTTCCGGCTTCAGTCCTTCTGGGAGACGCGGGCCGCATCGGGCCGCGGTCCTGTTCTCCTCAAGGTGCTGCGTTACCTCGACCGGTTTCTTATCGGTGAGCTGCAGCCCGGCGATACAATCACGCGTGAGGTCACCGAGCGTTATTTCAAGAGCACCGAGCACTTGGCTCCGGGAACCCGGATCAACCGGATGTCGATCCTCCGTCAGTTCTGCCTCTATCAAAGCCATTTCGATCCTCGCACGTGCATCGTGCACCGGATGTTTTTGCCGCGGCGCAATCGGCCGATGCCGCACATCTACACGGTGGCCGAGGTCCGCCGGATCATGGCGGCGGCACCGCCGGCCGAACGTTCTCCGGACCCGCTGCGTCCCGTGGTGTTCGCAACCCTCGTCGGGTTCCTCTACGCCACCGGCCTGCGCGTTGGCGAGGCGGTGAAGCTCAATCTCGCTGACGTCGATCTGTCACGCCGTCTTCTGCTCATTCGCCAAACCAAGTTCGGCAAGACTCGCTACGTGCCGCTGGCACCGTGCACCACCAAGCAGCTCGCGGCCTACGTGGCCCAGCGCCG is part of the Opitutus terrae PB90-1 genome and harbors:
- a CDS encoding DEAD/DEAH box helicase; this encodes MLANAFECLQKLTLPDRWQALALAGLRAGRDVIVDAPTGAGKTYVFERWVEQSSSGKRALFTVPTRALANDKYAEWRSRGWRVGIMTGDLCVDPEAPVIVATLEAVQGSVVGARAAAQGPRSRAKDRGEPFHLLVIDEYHWIADPHRGNHYEGVLLSVPPELQLLLLSGAVANPGDVAAWLNRLGRNAEVVQHRERPVQLEEVDVDDLVHGLPRVIEGYWSKRVAGALREGLGPVLVFAPHRRDAERLARQFARELPLADPLTLTPEQEQLCGPTLSKMLRARVAYHHSGLSYAQRAGLIEPLAKAGQLRAVVATLGLSAGINFSLRSVLITASSYRHEQLDHEIAPHELLQMIGRAGRRGLDEAGFVLVSSGTPRMRRAEPLRLKRANALPWAFFLRQLRAGRDAAELAATEAARFFAEGRIALGADHTARLPLARLPCGELTDTGRARVVRRERNPFAGCNTCSLRSACLALTPQPTLLWQWQRTGVLDRQLRLTVRGEIVSAFLGPEGLALAAALENRRYPLDDLMFDAANLFAGERFCGTNPRWLGRLAAECTRAYRRLTIDGWLQEGLPVNYGSGASEAVRALVEQRARTREVLDAVETAGRGDLDRLLTEWRSLLRQAAAAGPLEGDGAPMTGRDQFIAERWEEFRLMARSWLDQTRHEALPELPPLTPDQRRPVNHSVLRARRPQPPGRAEPSRTLQTAAR
- a CDS encoding choice-of-anchor K domain-containing protein: MLNRIRATSALALGLVLTAAAANAQLLLSGHTTGSFQDLSEANTTVTNAGDGSSATFQTGIATTGSTQSRIEFQNATFSDVGSGEPIQVGLFNITNGVTELGSGAPTAQFNLGLELNSPEMQQLVLSTITFHIDHTPNRPGAVPDTFAVTFNQPAPVKIQNTLVQFHVNVDPSEFPIAENGTIQKGDITVTFTPVPEPSTYAACGAALLVGLIGYRRFRATRSPVAV
- a CDS encoding SIS domain-containing protein, encoding MKPAVIEGAYLRDLLAQPAAVTATLTALNHGPDLARFRAAFTSGQLQRVVLTGMGSSYTALHPLQLQWVRAGRTVVRVETSELVHHQPGWLTPETLVVAVSQSGASAEIIRLLELNRGRAPVIGVTNTPDSVLARAADACVPLAAGLEATVACKTYVASLVALSWLEFALTAPDRWEDAAAELRDAANAMGDYLVQWREHVGSLAALLGRERATFFLGRGVSLAAADTAGLIMKEAARCPAESSSCAAFRHGPLELLGPATQVVVFAGEALTLELNRRLWRECCAAGAHAWWCGVDSAQPAFRLPAHAAPALPLLEILPVQMMTVALAALGGREAGQFARASKVTTVE
- a CDS encoding DUF1846 domain-containing protein; the protein is MAPRIGFDNERYLEQQSAAILERVKGFDSKLYLEFGGKLLFDYHASRVLPGFAPNVKMQLLQKLRDQAEVVICIYAGDIEKKKMRADFGITYDTDTLKTIDDLREWNVIVRAVVITRFDEQPAAVAFKNRLERRGVRVYTHRPTRGYPADVDTIVSEAGYGANPAIETERPIVVVTGPGPGSGKLATCLSQLYHEHKRGVRAHYAKFETFPIWNLPLKHEVNVAYEAATAELKDVNLIDHFHLEAYGQQAVNYNRDLEAFPLLRRIVERITGEPSFYKSPTDMGVNRAGFGIVDDAACREASKQEIIRRYYSYACEYAMGLVDKETVQRVEMLMNAQGLSPKDRQVVAHAHEAARLGQEAGKGRDGICCAAALELKDGRIVTGKNSPHMHAAASLVLNAAKLLADIPDNLHLLPPIITTSLAHFKKNVLKRNVMSLDLEETLIALSISATMNPAASAAIEQLKELSGCDVHLTHIPSPGDAAGLRKLGVQLTSDPEFASKLLYLT
- a CDS encoding tyrosine-type recombinase/integrase → MALELRYPRSKWWYGRVAIGERRILKNLAVEVRGSVPPTLTELGDMAFERTRAKAQAALEKLQLDLKRRASAEELVQTIHEIRTGARVSSIPLAEIGARWCAVLRRRPLSASYQKQKVACIERFIRFAKKASPSLYEMAQVQAPLANAFCRAELARGVAAKTYNHTLIHLRSVFHVLRKEAGIAENPFATIPLQDGETVFRKPFSVEELSLLEEKAQADPFIYPLIVTGMCTAMRRGDCCTLRRSSVDLEGGFVTVKTAKTGETVQIPIFPLLRSVLEKALAKPAPRPPFYVFPELEAHYRLNPDHLTDRVRRVMKAAGFFNPKDNEDAPSRGAVQQEREHGLRKASLRDFHSLRVTWVTVALTAGVPLEIVQKVTGHRTTAIVLKHYFQPGREEFRRTLAGRLPALLGERSKPTSPPPEAFNVDELRAKLTAMEASTWRHTRDELLTRLPLEVKVTPPAKSLLEPSFAA
- a CDS encoding DUF6088 family protein, which codes for MKRASKPQYTDHSILRRIESDRSGRAFSAGDFATLGSPAAVRKALERLTKAGRLRRIRRGFYDRPRSHPLLGETAPDPMQLVRSVMKNTGAQWQVSGAYAANQLHLTEQVPARIVVLTNGVPRKIALGKLTLDFRRAAPRNLLGAGKSSGLVFQALRYLGKDQVTPAVVARLQREVDPATKQELAKLAPKMAAWLRPFIQQITAS
- a CDS encoding nucleotidyl transferase AbiEii/AbiGii toxin family protein produces the protein MDSILRLNARQRAELYQAASQQLGMAEVIIEKDFWVCWSLRELFALPGIGDHLLFKGGTSLSKVWRAIARFSEDIDVSLSREWLGFVGPRDPEAADTGKQQRARIENLATACAQKIEAEILPALRARASAALGPDGWAIAIDADDPQTLRFTYPTVLGAGAPDGYIRREVRIECGARSDDWPADEKTILPYVAEAYPSTITNAAVPLRVLSIERTFWEKATILHAEAHREESKATPSRYSRHYADLAALAFHASAEAALARDDLRARVVEHKSVFFASAWASYETAIPGTFRLVPAAYRLAALEADYRDMQEMFFQQPRAWSDIVSTLQELERRINDAAKR